ATCCTGGACGGCGAGACCCTCTGGTCGCGGTCGAAGCGCCGGCGCTTTCCGGACATCAAGGAGCTGAAGCAGCTGGTGCGCGACCGCGTCGCGCCCGGGAGGAATCTCGGTCACTCGGACAGGAAGCCGGTCCGTCGTCATGCTTCGGGCCCCGCGCCGGGGGGTCGCAGGCGGCGGACAGTCAGGTCTGGACGCCAAACCGTGGCAGGATGAAGCGGTTCAGGACGAACCAGCCGCCGAAAAGCAGGGCCAGGGGGAGCGGTCGTTCCAGGTCATGGCCCCACCGCCTTCCAGGTTCAAGCGGGATCAGAATGACTCGATCGCCCGGGAGAGTCTCCGGGCCACCTCGGCCCCGACCTCGTCGACGCCGGCATCCGGGAACAGGCCCATCGGGGTGTGCGGGTTGATCGCCTCGACTCGCGTCGCCCCCGGGCCGACATCGGGGCGTTCTCAGGAGCTTTCATACGCGTTAGAATCGCCATGAGGAAACCTCCATGTCACTCCACTACAGCAAGGACGGGGACACCTTCAACGCACATGCCGGCAGCCTGACCATCGAGCCCCGACCGAGGCCGACGCCACTAAACCCGGGTGAGCGTATGAAACCGGGAGGCAGGATGCGCGACGAGTGCCAGATGCCGCTAACCTGCGGACAGCGGTCCCACGGTGTCATCGACGGCATTCTGGCGGCCGAGACGCTCACTCGGTGTGGCGGATGGGAGGAGATCTGAATGGCCGGTGACCTCAGGCGGGTGATGACGGAGCCATCGGTCCCGGACCGCGGGCGAGTTGACGGCAGGGTGGTCAACGCGCTGATTGCCATCCGTTTCAATTAGGCGCGGCGTGCCTTCCAAGCAGGGAGTTCATCGGGTCGAGGCCATGGCACTCGCGGCGCTCGCTTTCCTTACGTTGGCTGTCGACATATGCCCCATAACGGCTAACGACACTTTCCTTCACCTACGAACTGGCGCAAGCGTGCTCGTAACCGGCCACGTCCCTCGCGTCGACGACTATTCGGCCCTGGCCCGCGGGCGGCCGTTCATCGCTCACGAGTGGCTGGCAGGTGTGGTCTTCCGCTTGGTGGAAATCGGCGCTGGCCTGGATGGCCTCACCGTCTTGAAAACCGTCATCGCTCTACTATGCGCCGCCGCCCTGTACGCCACTGCCCGGACGCTCGGAGCATCACCAGCTGTGGCCGTCCCGACACTCGCCTTCGTGATCATTCTGGCGGCCCAGCAAATGGTGGTGCGACCTCAAATTTTCTCGTACCTCTTTACGGCGATCTTCCTGCTCCTCCTGGCGCGGCGCCGGGCGGGGGCAAGAGCGCCGCTCTGGTGGTTTCTGCCAATCCAGGTGGCCTGGGTGAACCTTCACGGCGGGTTTCTCCTCGGGCCGGTGATCGTGTCGCTGGCGTGCACCGCCGAAACGCTCGAGGGCCTCTTCATCGCTCTACGTTCCAGGGCGACGACGCGCGGGGGTAGTGAGACGGCCCGGCGACGGTTGAGGGAGGCGGCCCACCTTGCGGGCCTGGTGGCCGCTCTGATCGCCGCTTGCCTTCTCAATCCTTACGGTTCGACGTTGCTCAAGTTCCCATTCCAGCTCATGAGCAGCCCCTTTATGGGCAAGATTTACGAGTGGCGATCACCGTTCTCAATCGAATACGTACACACGTACATGCTGCGCGAGTATGTGGCCTGGGGTCTCTTTGGTCTGGGTGTCCTGCTCCTGACGGTTGTGGCGGTGGCCCGACGCCAGTCCGCTCCGCGTGGCGGCATCTTCCCGGCGCTCCTGTTCGTCGCCCTCCTGGTCCTGTCCTTGCGCAGCCTGCGGTTTGTCACCGATTTCGGCCTCTACACCTGTCCTGGCGTCGCAGCGATGGCGACTTGGGTGTTCCCGGTCCCACCGAAGCGGACCACCAAGAGCATAGGGCTTGTGTTGATCGTCCCGATTCTCCTGGGGCTTGGCGTCTGGTTTGCTTGGAATGGCTACGCCTTCGACGTTACGAGCCGGCGGACGTTCGGATTCGGTGTGGGGCAGATCGTGTCGGTCGCTGGGGCCGATTATCTTCGCGACAATGGGGTGCGCGGCAACGCATTCAACACGTACACGGCCGGGGCCTACCTCCTCTACCGCTTCTATCCGCAGGTGCGCGTGGCGATCGATTCACGCAATGACGTCTACGGCCCCGATCTCTACCGGGAGTACACTCGCGCCCGCACGCACCCCGACGCCCTGGCGGCCCTCCTGAAGCGAATCGAGGCGTCCTTCGCGTTTCTGGAGCTGCAGAGGGGGGAGCCAATCGAGAAGACGCTCGAGGCTTTCCAGAAAATCGGCGGGTGGCGTATTGTCTACTTCGACGACTTCACCGTCATCCTGGTGCCTCAGGATGGCCAGTGGGCGCCTCTCGCGGCCCGCGACGGTTACAGCGTGATCGATCCCGCGCGCTACCGCCCCGGGTCGATCCCGCTCCAGGAGGCCGCCATCTTTCTCGATGAGGCGACGCGCGCCGTACGTCAGAGCCACGGTGCCTTCATCGCGCGCCTCATCCGTGTGGAAGCGCTGCTCGTATTGGGAAGGCGCGGCGAGGCACTCGAGGAGGAAGCCCGGATCGTCGGAGCCAAACCGTTGTACTACCACTCTAAAATTTTCACCTACCTCGGGATCTTGCGGTATTGGGCTGGCGACCTTCCCGAAGCGGCATCTCACTTCCGCCGTGCGCTAGCGCTCGACCCTCTGGATCGCACAGCGGCGCTTGGACTGCAGAAGATCTCGGGGCCGCGATGATTGGCCCGTGTCCCCGACGTCGGATTCCTACGCGCGCTTGGCCGCGGTGTGGCACATCGAGCAGGTGTCGGTGCCGATTCCCGGCAGGTCGGAGACCAGCGAGTCTGCGGCCGGCGGGCTATCCAGCGCCCGCCGGCCGCAGAGAACCGTCATTCAGTTGCAGGTCGGCGTTGAGTCCGTAGTCTCGAGGTTCGACGCCGGGTCATAGAAATTGGGAGACAGGGTGACGCCGGTGACGGTGAAGGTGAAGACGCTTCCTGGATTCGCCTGGTTCGAGGTGAAGGTCGCCGTCCCCGTGCCGTCGGTGACCGCGGTCACCCCGTTCTGCGTCGTCGCCCCGCTCCAGTTGCCGGTGACGGTCGCACCGACGACGTTCGCGCTGCTGTCACGACTGACGATGGTCACCGCGGCCCGCCCCTGCCGTTTGCTCCCGGCCGTGACGCAGACCAGGTTGCCCGGCGCAGAGGAGGTTCCGACCTACGAGACCTTCATGAACAGCCCGCCGCCCACGCACCGCTGTTCCCCTCCCGATCGGTAACAGAGGCGGTCCGAGGATCCGATGAACAGGCGGCCGTTGGCATTGGCGGTCGGGTTGCTCAGAGGGATCGTCAGGTCGGCTGAGTACTGTCCCTGGCGGAAGTCGAGAGTGGTGATGCCGCTGGCTCCCGAGCCGGTCACCGTCGAATACTGGACTCCAGCGAGGGTCACGGGCGCGCCGTCGCTTTCGCGGCGGACGTCGGCGCGCGTGCCGCCGGAGCCAATCGATCGAATGACCGAGTTGCGCAGGACGACCGGATACAACGTGAGCGATTCGGCATTGATCCCGTAGAACTGCCCGCTCGTGGCTCCGCTGACCGACTCGTAGATGAGGGTGCTCTCTTCGATGACAAAGGGTCCACCGTCACCGACCGGCCAGACCGGCGCGACATCGTAGTTCGGTGCCGAGCTGGTCGATCGAGCGTGGATCACAGAGTTGACGATGCGCGCTTCTCCCGGCACATTACCGGTCACCAGGAGCGGGTAGATGTCGCCCACGTTGGCCGTCGTGCCTGTCGATTCGAGCACGGAACCGATGATCGTGGTCGTTCCCGGGAATGATCCTGAACCGGTCCTCACGAACCCGTAGCCCGGATCGCCTGGATTGCTGACCGTAGTGTGGATCCACGAGTTCGTGATCAGCCAGTCCCCGCCCTGGTCTGCCACCGTGCCCAGATCGCAGTTACGCACGATGACGCTCCCCGCGGTGGTGCAGGTCGGACTACCGCTATAGTTGTTGCCCGAGTTGATCGTGAAATTCGGGTCGACCGTGACATAGGTCACATCGGTAAAGGTGATGTGCGCCCCGCACACGCCCATCCCCCCGGACACGTACTGGAGCGTATCGAGG
The sequence above is a segment of the Candidatus Polarisedimenticolia bacterium genome. Coding sequences within it:
- a CDS encoding SelT/SelW/SelH family protein, which translates into the protein MPKPRLEIAYCTQCRWLLRAAWMAQELLTTFEAELGEVALRPATGGVFDVILDGETLWSRSKRRRFPDIKELKQLVRDRVAPGRNLGHSDRKPVRRHASGPAPGGRRRRTVRSGRQTVAG
- a CDS encoding tetratricopeptide repeat protein; its protein translation is MPSKQGVHRVEAMALAALAFLTLAVDICPITANDTFLHLRTGASVLVTGHVPRVDDYSALARGRPFIAHEWLAGVVFRLVEIGAGLDGLTVLKTVIALLCAAALYATARTLGASPAVAVPTLAFVIILAAQQMVVRPQIFSYLFTAIFLLLLARRRAGARAPLWWFLPIQVAWVNLHGGFLLGPVIVSLACTAETLEGLFIALRSRATTRGGSETARRRLREAAHLAGLVAALIAACLLNPYGSTLLKFPFQLMSSPFMGKIYEWRSPFSIEYVHTYMLREYVAWGLFGLGVLLLTVVAVARRQSAPRGGIFPALLFVALLVLSLRSLRFVTDFGLYTCPGVAAMATWVFPVPPKRTTKSIGLVLIVPILLGLGVWFAWNGYAFDVTSRRTFGFGVGQIVSVAGADYLRDNGVRGNAFNTYTAGAYLLYRFYPQVRVAIDSRNDVYGPDLYREYTRARTHPDALAALLKRIEASFAFLELQRGEPIEKTLEAFQKIGGWRIVYFDDFTVILVPQDGQWAPLAARDGYSVIDPARYRPGSIPLQEAAIFLDEATRAVRQSHGAFIARLIRVEALLVLGRRGEALEEEARIVGAKPLYYHSKIFTYLGILRYWAGDLPEAASHFRRALALDPLDRTAALGLQKISGPR